A single region of the Salvia splendens isolate huo1 chromosome 18, SspV2, whole genome shotgun sequence genome encodes:
- the LOC121777627 gene encoding 28 kDa ribonucleoprotein, chloroplastic-like — protein sequence MTSATALHLRLLECCCAATIPKTSIFKPSFSLKQIHFPLSSIHLKLKTSPTRIVPFAADTSDWGADDEGAAATAVDSSSWESGEEIVEGDGGEESFVQPSEEAKLFVGNLPYDIDSEKLAQLFDQAGVVEISEVIYNRQTDQSRGFGFVTMSTVEEAEKAVEKFNGYDINGRVLTVNKAAPRGSQPERVVRTYEPSFRMYVGNLPWQVDNARLMELFSEHGEVVDARVVFDRETGRSRGFGFVTMSTEAELNDAIAALDGQNVDGRAIRVNVAEQRPRRTTF from the exons ATGACTTCTGCAACTGCTCTCCATCTTCGATTGCTCGAATGCTGCTGTGCAGCGACTATCCCCAAAACTTCCATTTTCAAaccctccttctctctaaagcaAATCCACTTCCCTCTCTCTTCTATTCACCTCAAATTGAAGACTTCTCCTACCAGAATCGTCCCATTCGCCGCTGACACCTCGGATTGGGGCGCCGACGATGAAGGGGCAGCCGCTACGGCCGTCGATTCTTCTTCGTGGGAGAGCGGCGAGGAAATTGTGGAAGGCGATGGCGGCGAGGAGTCATTTGTTCAGCCTTCGGAGGAGGCGAAGCTCTTCGTCGGAAATTTGCCGTACGATATCGACAGTGAGAAATTGGCGCAGCTTTTTGACCAAGCTGGGGTTGTGGAGATTTCTGAG GTGATTTACAATAGGCAGACGGATCAGAGCCGAGGATTTGGATTTGTAACAATGAGCACGGTGGAAGAAGCTGAGAAGGCTGTTGAGAAGTTCAATGGCTAT GATATAAACGGAAGAGTGTTGACGGTAAATAAGGCAGCACCTAGAGGTTCTCAGCCGGAAAGGGTTGTTAGAACGTACGAGCCTTCCTTCAGGATGTATGTTGGTAACTTGCCGTGGCAAGTGGATAATGCTCGCCTCATGGAGCTGTTCAGTGAACATGGCGAAGTCGTTGATGCCAGAGTGGTGTTCGACAGGGAGACTGGAAGGTCGCGTGGATTTGGCTTTGTCACGATGTCGACTGAGGCAGAATTAAATGACGCTATAGCTGCCCTTGATGGACAG AATGTGGATGGGCGTGCAATTAGGGTTAATGTTGCAGAGCAGAGACCGAGACGCACCACCTTCTAA